The Anabaena sp. PCC 7108 region ACAAAGAACAGAAGTAGAAGGACAAAAAAATCAAATTGCTTTAATTAGAGAACAACTATTAGCCCAAAAAGCTGATTATCAAAATCAAGCCCAGTCACAAACAGAATTAGTTCAACGTTTAAATACTGATCGCTTGGCTTTAGAAGCTGCACAAAATCAACTAGAAAAAGATTCTCAAAGTCTAGAAGCTTTAATTCAACAAAAAGTAGCTGAACAACAAGCCAGAGAAGCGAGGGAAGCTGCACTAGCAAAAGCTAATAGTAAAATTTGGATTCGTGGTACAGGTATCTTTGCATTTCCCAGCGACGCACCCACCAGCAGTTCTTTTGGTTGGAGGATACATCCAATTCTGGGTTATCGTCGCTTTCATGCAGGTTTGGATTTTGCTGCTGGTTATGGTAGTACAATTCGCGCCGCAGATTCAGGTACAGTGATTTTTGCAGGCTGGTATGGTGGTTATGGTAAAGCCATTATTATCAGTCATAGTAAAGGAATTACCACACTATATGGACACACCAGCGAGTTATATGTCAGTGAAGGACAAACTGTCCAAAAAGGACAAGCGATCGCTGCTGTCGGTTCTACAGGCTTCTCTACTGGTCCTCACCTACATTTTGAAGTCCGTCGTGATGGTACACCCGTTGACCCAGCAAATTACTTGTAATTAAATTTAAAAAGTATGTTATGATCTAAAATAGATTGTCAAGGGCGCGTGGCTCAGTGGATAGAGCAACAGGTTCCGGTCCTGTGGGTCGGGGGTTCAAATCCCTCCGCGCTCGTTTTTTAATATACTACAAAATCAACAGAAAATTAACTTTTTCTGGGTTTTTATTCACGTGAACCGACTAACGGTACTTGAGAAAAAATTAAGCCCAAACATACCCCAAACTCGCTTTGTAAGCGATAAATACGTCAATATTATGGTTGAGCCAAGCAACAAAGCGATAAGATACTGCTGTACGGAAAGCTGTCTTTTGCTTCCACAAATGTGTTTAATGGTTTATTTGCCCAACGTCTTCTAAAACCGCCCGTTAACCGATGCCATTGAATAAATGTATAAGCACAAAATACTAAAATAAAATGTCTCATCAAACTGTTTTTATCTCGGACTTGGTATTCCGATAATCTCACTAAGACGAATTTACCAAAATTGGTAAACCGGTCTTTTTTTTGGTGCTTATTTGATGTGCCACTAGCGTAACTGGAACATTAAATATTTAGGTCAGAGCGTAGGTCATCTAGCTGCGATTCTGGTTCATCGGGGACGAATTCAAGCTCCATTTTTAATTTCAGCTTACCTTTGCGCCATCCACCACCATTAATGGATAAAAACTCGCAAGCAGCGCCCTCTCTCACCAGATAAGCGGCTAGCTGACCACCGTCCCGATGATTTGCAGCAGTATCTTCTATCTCTTTCAGTACAGCTTTCACCTTGCCTGTGGACAAATCCCACCCGTTTATGTTTTCTGAAAAATTTATAACGTCATCGTCACTCGGTTTAACCATTTGCCTGTGTTTACTCCAATCAACAACAAGGCAGATTAGCTGCAACTAACATGCCCTTACCTAGATGCCTAAGTCAGGAGGGTGACTTCCTGGCTTAGGCATCCAATTAAGTAGGCAAAAATAATGCCTATATTTCTTGAGCCAATAGTCAAAATCTAGGCAATATTGTTTGTTTTGTAGACATGATGCCAGGAACGAGACTTGAACTCGTGACACGAGGATTTTCAGTCCTCTGCTCTACCAACTGAGCTATCCCGGCGGAGGTTTTTTATGACCACCACGATTACTTAATTTAGCAAAGGAAGAAAGATTTGTCAAGTAGCTTACAGAAGAAACTTTTATGCTGCCTTGATCCCTAACTTTACCCAAGTGAAAACGAGGAGGAAGATGAGGAACTGTACCAGAACAATACTAGGTCCAGAAGCCAAGTTAAACATCCCTGAAACCATTATTCCTCCAATACTACTGCTAGAACCGACCAGCACCGACAGAATGAGAAAGCGGCTAAAATGGTGACTCATCAGTTTAGCAGTGGCAGCGGGAATCACTAAAAAGGCATTCACAAGTAAAACGCCAACAGCTTTAATAGCTACAGCAACGGCTAAAGACAGCAAAACAACAAACCCATAACGGTACAATTGTACCGGAACGCCTTGTACTTGGGCAACATCAGGATTAAGAGTTAACAAAATTTGCGATCGCAGAGTTGATAATAAAAAAATGCTGCTACCGACAAGTATCACCAGCGTCAAAATTAAATCGGTGATATCAATCGCGAGAATATCGCCAAACAGTACAGCCATCAAATTGCCACGATATCCTTTAATCATACTGGTGAGGATGACACCTATTGCTAATGCTCCTGATAAAACTATACTGAGAACGCTATCACTACCTAAATCTGTTTTGTCAATTAAGTAGAGAACAACAATCCCGAAAATCAAGGTAAAAGGTAACAACATCCAAGTAGGATTTGTGTTTAATAATACCCCTAATGCTACGCCTACTAAGGCTGCATGACCAACAGCATGGCTGAAAAATGACAACTGGCGCAAAGTCACAAAACTGCCCAATAAACCGCCTAGTATTCCCATTAATACAGCACCAATAATGGCACGTTGCATGAAAGGGAATTGTAATAAATCCACTAATTCTTGATTATTAGCAATAACTAACAAGTTGTGTGGATGTAAAATCAATAGATGCATATTTTAGTTTTTTTCTCTACATAAATTGATTTAACCACAACTCATGATTCAGTCTTTGTCTGACTGTTACTGAACTGTTAAAATTTAGAATGTTGAATTTATGACTTACGCACTATACAAATGAAACATGATCTGTATCAACCCAAATTAGTTATTTCCGTCCGGCATATTTAGTAGGGTGCGTCAGATGGCAAAATTTTGTTAATTATGGGAAAATCATCGGATCTGACGCACCATAAAATCCACAATTAATATTTGATTAACTTTGTTAATGCGTAAGTTCTAGAATTGTTTAGTGATTGTGTTGGTAACGGCTAAAACCAGGTCCATAAGTTGCTAAAAGATTTTGTGGTGAAAGGGCAATTTCTGGTTTACCAGTACAGACAAGGGTTTGATTAAGACAAAGAACGCTATCGCAATGACGGCTGACCATATCAATATCATGGGAAACCTGTAAAATTGTCCAGCCCTCTTCTCTTTTTAATTCATTTAGTAAAACATAAAAATCAGCCGCACCTTGCACATCTACCCCAGCAAAAGCTTCATCAAGTACCAAAAATTTGCGTGGAGTTACTAAACAATAAGCCAACAAAACCCGCTTGAGTTGACCACCACTAAGAGTTCCAATTGCTTGATTTCTCAGATGATATGCGTCAGTTCGCTGTAAAGCTGCGGTTATAGCTGCTGATTTTTGTCTGTGATTTTGCCAAAACGATAAATGTTTTCTTTCACCTATTCCTAGTCCCACCAATTCACTAACAGAAATCGGAAAACTACGATCAAAAATAAAGTTTTGTGGCATATAGCCTAACAGGTGATGTAAACTCCCCAATCTAGATATTGGACGACCAAATATTTCAATTGTACCAGCATTTCTGGGAATTAAATCTAAAATAGCTTTTACCAAGGTACTCTTACCTGCACCATTCGGTCCAACTATAGCTGTGTCTGTTCCTGCTAACAATTCAAAAGAAACATCGCGTACAGCCAAATAACTGCTTTGATAGACAGTTAATCCCTCTACTTTTAATATTGGTAATGTCATTATTTTTTCGTCGTCATTCAAAAGTTTATTTTTTTACGTTTTTTAAATTACTAATTAGCCAAGGATTAATAATTCCACATCAACAGACTAATAAAAATTAAGAGTTTAGTAGCCTGAATTTGTAAAGAATTATTTACAAGCTGTTGCTAAAGTCTGTAAATTGGATTTCATTGCTTTAAAATAATACTGTGGATTTGTCTCACCAGTTTCTAAAGAATCCAGGGTTCGCAAAGTTAAATTTAAGTCTTTAGCAAGGCTGGTAAATAGTTTATTATCTACCCCTGGTTCACTAAATAAAGCTTTTACTTTGTATTTTTTTACAGCATTAACAACTTTTTGTATATCTGTGGGTGAAAGTTGATCTTCTGGAATTTCTACAACAGCTAATTGTTTGAGTTTATAGCGTTTAGCTATGTAAGGAAAGGCATCATGAAAGGTAATAAAGGTGCAATTTGGAGTCTGCTGTAAAGTCTGTTGAAATTCATTATTTAAATTCTCTAATTCTTGGATATATGCTGCCGCATTGGCTTCATAAGTTGGTTTATTCACAGCATCAACAGCAATTAATCCATCTCGAATATTTACTACTTGCTGTTTCGCTAAAACGGGATCTAGCCAAACATGAGGATTTCCATCTCCATGTTCGTGGTTGTGATCTTTTTCTTCCTTTGCTATTTCCTCTATGGGAGAAATTTCCTTGATAGGCTTAATACCCTTGCTGGCATCAATTTCAACTAATTTGGTGTTTTGGGCATTTTTGATGGTATCGTCCAGAAATTCTTCTAACCCCAGCCCATTTTTTACTAATACATTCGCTGTTGCGATCGCTTTCACATTAGCCGGTGTAGCCTGATATTCATGTATCTCCGTACCGGGCTGGACTAAAATTTCTACATCTGCGGCATCTCCCGCTACTGCCTTAGTAAATAAATACACTGGTAAAAATGTTGTGACTACTTGAGTTTTTCCTGGCTTTGCTGGTTCTGATTGTTCTGTGGTTGTCTGTGTCACCTCTTTTGTCTCGGTACAGCCAGAAACCATTGATAAAATTAGCAACGCCATAAAAGACAATATTCTACCTCTAAGTCTGCCTGTTCTCCTGCTGACATAAGTCTTCATCATCATGTTTCCTTTCCTTCAGAATACTGTACTTAATTTTCATTATTATAATATAATCATTATCATTATCATATTTTTTGACGAAAATATCTGGTATTTTACGGAAAATATACTGGTATTCAGTCACGACAGATGATTTGGTTGAGAGGATGCTGCTTTATAGTGGCTTTCCTCATTCATGAAGATTTCTTGACTTTTTTAGTTACAAAAAATGCTACTTACTGCTAGTATGTTGAGATCAGTTTTTAATAATCTCTCATTTCGTACAAGCACATAATGTGCGGAATGTTAGTAAATAGGTGTGAGTAAAAAATGCAAAAATCATGGAAGTACTTGCTGGCTAGTCCAGTAGTTAGCGGCGCAACACTGTTAATGAGTGTGTCTGCATGGGCTGGGGAAGCACCAGCAACAATAGAGGCTAGTGAAACACTTGTAAATAAACAAGTTGAGAATAATTATGAACAAGATAATGTAATCTCACAAGTTACATCAGTGTCTCAATTGTCCGACGTGCAACCTACAGATTGGGCATTCCAAGCTTTACAATCTTTAGTAGAACGTTATGGTTGTATTGCTGGATATCCTAACGGTACTTATCGTGGTAATCGTGCCATGACGAGGTATGAGTTTGCAGCTGGTTTGAATGCTTGTTTAGATCGGGTAAATGAACTAATTGCTACCGCAACTGCCGACTCGTTGACAAAACAAGATTTAGCAACATTACAAAAACTGCGAGAAGATTTTTCCACAGAACTAGCTACCTTGCGAGGACGCGTAGATGCGCTGGAAGCAAGGGCTTCTGAATTAGAAGCTAATCAATTTTCTACTACCACCAAATTGCAAGGACAAGTTGTCGCAGTTGTCAGTGATGTTTTGTCTGGTGATAAGGTTAACGGAGCATCAATTACAGACAAAAATACTACCCTTGGGGCGCGGGCGCGTGTCGAATTTGTAACTAGTTTTACAGGTCAAGATACTCTGTTTACTAGAATTCAGAGTAATAATATCAACACTCCTGATATCGGTACACCAGAGGGAAACTTGTTTTTTGCTGGTGTTGATGGCACTAACAACGCTTTCCTAGATGCACTGTGGTACAAATTCCCTCTAGGAAAAAACACACAGGTAATCGCTATTGCTAATGCTGGTGCAGCAGATGATGTTACCAATACAGTCAATTTATTTGATGGTGATGGTGGATTTGGTGCTTTGTCCAGCTTTGGTACACGCAACCCGATTTATGCTCAAATTAGTGGTGCTGGTTTGGGAGTCAATCACCAGTTCGGTAAAAATTTGACATTAAGTCTAGCGTATTTAGCAGGTTCAGCTAATGACCCCAGTGCTAAAAATGGTTTGTTTGATGGTCCTTATGGTGCTTTGGCTCAGTTGACAGTTAAACCAAGCGATCGCATTTCCCTGGGTCTAACTTATATCAATTCCTACAAACAGCCATTATTCACAGGTAGTAATGCAGCCACATTTGATATCACCAGTGAAGCATTTTCTAGTAATTCTTACGGTGTTCAAGCATCAGTTGGCATCAGTGATAAATTTGTCCTAGGTGGTTGGGCTGGATATACCAACAGCAAAGTCTTGACAGGTACAAAGGGAGATGTTGACATTTGGAACTATGCTGTTACTCTTGGGTTCCCTGACTTGGGCAAAAAAGGTAACTTAGCTGGTGTTATCCTCGGTATGGAACCGAAAGTTACAAGTTCCAGTTTTGGTGGAGTAGCTGAAGATAAAGATACCTCATATCACATTGAGGCATTTTATCAATACAAAGTTAGCGACAATATCACCATTACCCCAGGTGTGATTTGGTTAACAGCCGCAGATCATAACGATAATAATGATGGTGTAGTCATTGGTGCTTTGAGAACCACCTTCAGTTTCTAAATTTCCAAATTACCATTTAACAAAAAGACCAGTCTTCCCACAGACTGGTCTAAAAAACGTTGTTCGCGTTGTCTTCTCAAGAGAGTCAAAACCAAATTGCGCGTTCCCAAAATTTAACGGGCAACTTTTCTTAACAAGATTGTAACAGCCAGTACACTTTTTTCGTAAAAATATCTTAAAAAATATCTATCTGCAGGTCAGTAGCATTTATTTCTGGGGGGAGATGGGGAGATGGGGAGACGCGGAGATGGGGAGACGCGGAGATGAGGACGCGGAGATGGGGGGACGCGGAGATGGGGGGACGCGGAGATGAGGACGCGGAGATGGGGGGACGCGGTGAGAAAGAGATGGGGAGATGGGGAGACGGGGTGAGAAAGAGAATTTTTTTTGATCAGCAATTAACCGGACTTGATATGACAGATGAGAGGTAACTCTTCTAATTACGAATTACGAATTA contains the following coding sequences:
- a CDS encoding murein hydrolase activator EnvC, translating into MKTVFFPKIRLWWLLLICCYIFWTLIILSPVTANSINNLKQQQQQVQQQRQNIIQEQNRLTNLQIEAQKHLNGVKQNIQITNSYIQESELRLQQANQRLQELETGLAIAERDYENRQVATVARLRYIQRSPTSQGLAVLLQSQNISDFISRRYQLKLVYKADQQILERLANQANLLIQQRTEVEGQKNQIALIREQLLAQKADYQNQAQSQTELVQRLNTDRLALEAAQNQLEKDSQSLEALIQQKVAEQQAREAREAALAKANSKIWIRGTGIFAFPSDAPTSSSFGWRIHPILGYRRFHAGLDFAAGYGSTIRAADSGTVIFAGWYGGYGKAIIISHSKGITTLYGHTSELYVSEGQTVQKGQAIAAVGSTGFSTGPHLHFEVRRDGTPVDPANYL
- a CDS encoding KGK domain-containing protein, with protein sequence MVKPSDDDVINFSENINGWDLSTGKVKAVLKEIEDTAANHRDGGQLAAYLVREGAACEFLSINGGGWRKGKLKLKMELEFVPDEPESQLDDLRSDLNI
- a CDS encoding metal ABC transporter permease, producing the protein MHLLILHPHNLLVIANNQELVDLLQFPFMQRAIIGAVLMGILGGLLGSFVTLRQLSFFSHAVGHAALVGVALGVLLNTNPTWMLLPFTLIFGIVVLYLIDKTDLGSDSVLSIVLSGALAIGVILTSMIKGYRGNLMAVLFGDILAIDITDLILTLVILVGSSIFLLSTLRSQILLTLNPDVAQVQGVPVQLYRYGFVVLLSLAVAVAIKAVGVLLVNAFLVIPAATAKLMSHHFSRFLILSVLVGSSSSIGGIMVSGMFNLASGPSIVLVQFLIFLLVFTWVKLGIKAA
- a CDS encoding metal ABC transporter ATP-binding protein, which codes for MTLPILKVEGLTVYQSSYLAVRDVSFELLAGTDTAIVGPNGAGKSTLVKAILDLIPRNAGTIEIFGRPISRLGSLHHLLGYMPQNFIFDRSFPISVSELVGLGIGERKHLSFWQNHRQKSAAITAALQRTDAYHLRNQAIGTLSGGQLKRVLLAYCLVTPRKFLVLDEAFAGVDVQGAADFYVLLNELKREEGWTILQVSHDIDMVSRHCDSVLCLNQTLVCTGKPEIALSPQNLLATYGPGFSRYQHNH
- a CDS encoding metal ABC transporter substrate-binding protein, whose protein sequence is MMKTYVSRRTGRLRGRILSFMALLILSMVSGCTETKEVTQTTTEQSEPAKPGKTQVVTTFLPVYLFTKAVAGDAADVEILVQPGTEIHEYQATPANVKAIATANVLVKNGLGLEEFLDDTIKNAQNTKLVEIDASKGIKPIKEISPIEEIAKEEKDHNHEHGDGNPHVWLDPVLAKQQVVNIRDGLIAVDAVNKPTYEANAAAYIQELENLNNEFQQTLQQTPNCTFITFHDAFPYIAKRYKLKQLAVVEIPEDQLSPTDIQKVVNAVKKYKVKALFSEPGVDNKLFTSLAKDLNLTLRTLDSLETGETNPQYYFKAMKSNLQTLATACK
- a CDS encoding iron uptake porin, which translates into the protein MQKSWKYLLASPVVSGATLLMSVSAWAGEAPATIEASETLVNKQVENNYEQDNVISQVTSVSQLSDVQPTDWAFQALQSLVERYGCIAGYPNGTYRGNRAMTRYEFAAGLNACLDRVNELIATATADSLTKQDLATLQKLREDFSTELATLRGRVDALEARASELEANQFSTTTKLQGQVVAVVSDVLSGDKVNGASITDKNTTLGARARVEFVTSFTGQDTLFTRIQSNNINTPDIGTPEGNLFFAGVDGTNNAFLDALWYKFPLGKNTQVIAIANAGAADDVTNTVNLFDGDGGFGALSSFGTRNPIYAQISGAGLGVNHQFGKNLTLSLAYLAGSANDPSAKNGLFDGPYGALAQLTVKPSDRISLGLTYINSYKQPLFTGSNAATFDITSEAFSSNSYGVQASVGISDKFVLGGWAGYTNSKVLTGTKGDVDIWNYAVTLGFPDLGKKGNLAGVILGMEPKVTSSSFGGVAEDKDTSYHIEAFYQYKVSDNITITPGVIWLTAADHNDNNDGVVIGALRTTFSF